gtacgctgacatcagattgcagctggagatgatggaagcaacacagtgttttgtgaaatcGTTCTCGTTaccatcctcctcaaacatgggacaacacagcagacaaacacacagaaacacaacagtaacgtcccgacagtggacaaaaccttgatcatcagaccttgccatcctcactcccagcctcgtggctcagtcagtccccagtttctgggggctcgtccggttatgattaaagctacacaagcagttttacaagccacattatatgcattcatattatagtccatttccactagactatatgtaagcaagcaagcactcaaataaaatgtaagatttcccacaaatccccctcttggccaaaaacagattttaggaccacaaaattaacattcctgcaaaaattacatttctgcatggtctgcaagcatgtctccaagtacataaataaataagtacatcaattaatgaataaataagcaatgttcagacaagcaacagtttaaaacaaaatggtgTGATGAGTGTTGATACTCAACTGCCTCGGTGGACAACTGACTTCCCACAGTCCTCTCTTCAGGTTAGGAGGccggtgtgtcctctcctccaggtatggagctcttcaacctagagaggcgagtgtgacagatgtgataccacttggctgctttctccttcagtcagacagcatgGGTCGTCCGGGCTGTCACTTGGAACGGTCCGTCCCAACATGCCTCTGTCCACCCCCTCTTGGGTCAGCGCAGGTCCACAAATCCTAGATTCACGTCCTACTCCAGGTGGTCATTGCGATCAGGAccaacctcctggtcctggaaatgGTCTCCCGGTCTCTGGTTCCAACAGGGTTAGGAAGGatagttaaactgaaacacacacgcaggcgtgtgagcgtggctcttttctcagctttctttgaaggaaatgagtttcttgtgtttatcagttgtgtgtgtgtgtgtgtgtgtgtgcgtgcatgcgtgcgtgcgtgtgaagctgcagaaggagctgaagaacctgtgtgtggaggagggccagctgaagcgagctctggacatgaagctgaacatccggcggcagaagaaggaggtgaaggagcagcacgtgaaggaggtgctcgggtacgggcctgcgctcctccgcgccgcacgccgtccacCGCGCTCACACCCCCGCTGACCCGAGCCGCTCTTTCAGCCAGTGCACCCACATCCACCAGAGGCGCGAGGAGATGGccgacaagatccagaagatctccggccagacgcagcagctgagggccgagatcaagagcctgagggacgtctgcggcgaggagacggagaaagcccaggtaccggcggcctcccgcagcagtggcaggccacttcctgttcccacgctgacgccttcctcctgtcccctccaggccatctacAACACCCTGTCCGCCGCCgtggacaagctccaccagcgcatccaggctcactccagagacctgaagctcgccgccgccaagatgtctgcaaacatctgagcctgtttactgttctcatatcttCTCGCTTTCAGAGCCTGATCAGACCAGGGGggttccacagtctgacagctcatctgtttaatgctgttttgtcttctgtttaatgattcataaagacaaaccaagtcaaccatgtgtttggaaaaattctttatcacttgtcttcatatttttctcatgaaaagtttgacgacatgccgactcttctgttttcctgatcagcccagcctctttggacttcaatctagaaacacatttccactctgatttcactgtaaagctgatgctgctgcatgacgacgaagagaaaagaactgaggctggttcttcagccgatccccgagctgacggggtcagaggtcgtcctccttcggccccccccgctgctccttgaTCCGAGGCGGGCCGGAGCCTGCTGGACCTTCTGAACGTGGAGACCTGAGTCTTGTAGTCCTTGATCTGGGTCCTGGCCAGACGCAGCTGGTTGATTTCGCCGATCAGAGTCatgttctgctggacagacggccgtcacatgtcaggagatgaaactccagcgtttaaaggtgcagtacgtcacattttcagtcaaaaaaagaaacaacgtaaaactatgtaaatgcatagtttgtcttttttgtctatttacagATGTGATGTAAATACATCAGCTTAACTCCTGGGACAATACACAGGTTCACGTTCTGCTTTCATAAGTGCTCAAAACTTGTTCAATAATTTAATTGacacaactacaaatggtgcttccacaggtgctcaAACCTTAAAAGTGTTCAAGTAGAAATGAAcacttatccacctcagctacagtGTCAGCCgcgctgaaactctcccaagaagaggcttggacatgctgaggacacccaggtcgctcgctcacatgctgtactgctcactgggaaggctctggctatcttgcacagacggaaaagctcctggaaaacatATTGTTTCACATATTTGAAACTGATTTTGTATTGAGATTTTCTGTGTTTAGGTCTGGGGTTTTCTATATATTCTCATATAAATATCATACACAATAGGACaatgtttttttacattgttttttttacagtaaattaactCAAGTAGGAGAGAgttacacaacaacttcaagtaacatgttcatgaatgacctctgaacctgacatacaccttagtagctggagttccagacaaagctgcttcacagtcagtctccagtctcctcctcctctaagtgtggctgctcagctgtgggaatacaaggatgctgggaaatgacagattgacagacagacaggtgcgcACGCACGGACACGGGCACaggcgcactcacacacacacacacacacacacacacacacacacacacacacacacacacacacatattttgcCATTTTGGTCATCAGTTATTGGTCAGCTctgtactgtatttttttgtaattcaagtttttatttttttcacaacttagaacaagacaaacaaaaacagacagcaatgaacaatacaaaatgtgGCCAAACTAACACACACAATGAGTACTCTACTTTAATTCACCGTGTCTAAAATGGTTAAGATGTTTCAAAAAATGGAAACAGCATTATTTGCTCAGGCTGTCCATTGAACAATTAACCTGTTGTATTTAAACATCATAACCACATCAGATGAAGaatctttattgtctttgttttaatgtatttccttcATTTCCCTGTGAAACTCTGTGAATTGTCTTGAGTCCAGAACTCTTTCTTCAGGTTTGAATGATCCTTCAACAGTCTATGAGAGAGAACTGAACCTTTCCACGGCTGCGTCTTGTTTGGAGTTGAGTGCAGgttctgtttcagctgtgacCAAAGGGCGGAGCCTGCAGTATTAaaggaggcagagctgaggaggagacatTAGTCCTGCAGCTTTACACTGTTCATCACAGGTTTTCTTTACTTTGGTTTCTTTAGAGAAAGCTCTGCAGAGATGGTCATGAGGAGTctggtgttcctgctgctgctggctgtgagCAGTGCCAAAGTGTTTGAGCGCTGCGAATGGGCCCGAGTGTTGAAGAAATATGGGATGGACGGGTACCGAGGCGTCACCCTGGCTGACTGTGAGTACAAATAGCtctaaacaaacaacagaatgaTATATCACATGTAGGCCTCATGTTGTCTGAGAGGCGTTTGTGTTAATGACTCCTCTCAACCAGCTGAATTTAAGCCACGATTCAGTGTGAGACACAACTAACTCATTTCAGAGATTAAAACTTTAGGAGGACTTTCCAGCagtgaaccagactcagaggctGAGAGACTTCAAATGATGATGAACACCAGACTTGCCAAACAAGTCTTTGATGCCCAGTGCGATACTCTCATTCTGCAGGGGTGTGCCTGTCTCAGTGGGAGTCCAGCTATGACACCGGAGCCACCAACTACAACGGACCCGGCTCCACAGACTACGGCATCTTCCAGATCAACAGCCGCTATTGGTGCGAGGACGGCTCCCCTACAAGCAACGGCTGCAACATCAAATGCAGCGGTCAGTGAAGAATCCCTGCATTTACACCTCCCACTAAAACATACCTGGTTCTTTGACTTTCAGCACATGGATGTAAATTAATAATGATCCACCAAATTCAATTTCAGAGCTTCTGAGTGACGACGTTGGTGCAGCGATCAACTGTGCCAAGCGTGTGGTGAAGGATCCTCAAGGCGTCAGAGCCTGGTAAGTCCTGAACATGTGATGAGACTGTGATGGACTCACTGCT
The sequence above is drawn from the Salarias fasciatus chromosome 17, fSalaFa1.1, whole genome shotgun sequence genome and encodes:
- the LOC115404377 gene encoding lysozyme C-like — translated: MVMRSLVFLLLLAVSSAKVFERCEWARVLKKYGMDGYRGVTLADWVCLSQWESSYDTGATNYNGPGSTDYGIFQINSRYWCEDGSPTSNGCNIKCSELLSDDVGAAINCAKRVVKDPQGVRAWVAWKRHCENQDLSSYVQGCGV